cctgctgctgttgctgctgctgctggcctgcCAGGTGAGGACTCACAGCACCCGCAGCACCCAGGGGCCCTCCTGTGAGGACTGCACACTGACGGCtctctgtctgcctgcctgcctatctgcctgcctgtctgcctgtctgtttGCCTATCTGCCTGCCTGTCCATCTGCCTGTccgtctgcctgtctgtctgtctggctGCTTGTGCATGTGTCCCCTAGCCACAGGCCCCCTCCGCTCAGGTGATGGACTTCCTGTTTGAGAAGTGGAAGCTCTACGGTGACCAGTGTCACCACAACCTGAGCCTGCTGCCCCCTCCCACGGGTGAGCCCCCACCCAGAGCCTTCCagcctgtgcctggcctcagcacTTCCTGAGTTCTCTTCATGGGAAGGTTCCTGGGTGCTTATGCAGCCCTTGAGGACCCCCCCAAGGGGCCCTGTCACTCctcaggcccccaccaccatgggCAGGTGAGGTAACGAGGTAACTGAGCCACAGAGCTGGGGACTTGCCCAAGGCTGCAGAGCCAGGAAACAGCAGAACGGTGGAATTGCCCCAGCACCGGCTGCTGCTGCGTGCCCCCAGGCCCAGACGGGTAATACCACCTATAGCCCCATGGAGTTTTCAGTGGGGAGACAGTGCCAGGGTGTGGAAGGTGGGGCCCAGGGGCCTGGGAGGGCTCAGGTGGAGAGTGTATATCATGGCCTAGACACTTGGGGTGCAGGGAGAGTCTAGGGCTGGAGGACTTACCCGGGAGGCAGTGCCTTGGTTCAGATGAGGGAGGCAGCCTCCACTGGGCAGAGGGGAGCGGGTGTGGCAGCCACAGGTTTGGCAATGCACCTGGGAAGGATGAAAATGGCACTGGGGTTCAGCCCCCAGAGAGGAAGCTGCTGCAAGAAGCTCACGGAGAATGGGGCACCCCAGTGTGGGTTTGGGGCACATTTGAGATGGGGGGGTCTCCAAGGGAAGGTGGCCTGCAGAGCTGGAATTCAGGGCTGGGCTGGGAGTGCTAGCAGAGGCTGGCCCAAGGGAGGTGGATGGTCAGGTGAGGAAGGTGGAGGTCAGATGGGGGAGGTGGAGGTCAAGTGGGGGAGGCAGCAGCCCAGGCCATGTCCTGGGGGAGGTGACGGCCGAGCTCAGGCttccagagagaggagagaggcctGCTGAGGGAGCCCTTCTcccgccctgccctgccctgccctgccctgccctgccctgccctaccCCACCCTACCCTGCAGAGCTGGTCTGCAACAGAACCTTCGACAAGTATTCCTGCTGGCCGGACACCCCCGCCAATACCACAGCCAACATCTCCTGCCCCTGGTACCTGCCTTGGCACCACAAAGGTACCCATAGAGGGGAGGAACTGTGGGAGGGGCGGGCCCGGGGTGGGGCTGATCCCAGCCTCCCCCCACACCCCCAGTGCAACACCGCTTCGTGTTCAAGAGATGCGGGCCCGACGGTCAGTGGGTGCGCGGACCCCGAGGGCAGCCTTGGCGTGACGCCTCCCAGTGCCAGATGGATGGCGAGGAGATTGAGGTTCAGGTCAGCGGGCGGCAGGCGGGCGCGGTGGGGCTGGATGGGAACGGGCATGGGGGCCCCCGCCTGGCCCTCACAGGCCACTGTAACTCGCAGAAGGAGGTGGCCAAGATGTACAGCAGCTTCCAGGTGATGTACACGGTGGGCTACAGCCTGTCCCTGGGGGCCCTGCTCCTCGCCTTGGCCATCCTGGGGGGCCTCAGGTAGGATTCTGCCAGTGCCTGGGGTGGCCgcagagggcagggaggagggcaggCACTGACTGGCTGGCCCCACAGCACGCTGCACTGCACCCGCAACGCCATCCACGCGAACCTGTTTGCGTCCTTCGTGCTGAAAGCCAGCTCCGTGCTGGTCATTGATGGGCTGCTCAGGACCCGCTACAGCCAGAAGATTGGTGACGACCTCAGTGTCAGCATCTGGCTCAGTGATGGAGTGAGCCCCCCTCGGCAGCCCCAGGCAGGCGGGTGGGTGGGCAGCCAGGCAGGTGGCCACCTAGCCGTGCTCACACTGCACCTGTGCCAGGCGGTGGCTGGCTGCCGTGTGGCCGCAGTGTTCATGCAATATGGCATCGTGGCCAACTACTGCTGGCTGCTGGTGGAGGGCCTGTACCTGCACAACCTGCTGGGCCTGGCCACCCTCCCCGAGAGGAGCTTCTTCAGCCTCTACCTGGGCATCGGCTGGGGTGAGTGAGTTGGCATGGGAGGGGGTCAGGGCAGACTGGCCAAGCCTTTGAGACCACAGCTGCTGCCTCCCACAGGTGCCCCCATGCTGTTCATCATCCCCTGGGCGGTGGTCAAGTGTCTGTTCGAGAACGTCCAGTGAGTATGAGCGGCCGGACAGCCTGGGGGAGGGGCCGGGGGGCTGGGGTGCGGGGCTCTGGCCCGAGGCAGGGAGGGGCCGGGGATGAGCCTGGTGCCTGGGGAGGGGGTCATTCGTgaccttttcccttcctttcctgagACCAGAATTAGATCCTGGCAAAATCAGGATGGGGGGGTGTTGgggggctgaggggctgaggggcaGGGAGCTGTGCCCCAGTATGTGAGTGGCCTGGCCTCGCAGGTGCTGGACCAGCAATGACAACATGGGCTTCTGGTGGATCCTGCGGTTCCCTGTCTTCCTGGCCATCCTGGTGAGGAAATGAAGAGCGAGGAGCGCGCCCAGGCCCCTCCTCCCTTGGCGTCCTGAGGCTGCCCCAGGAGACAGCAGCATCCTGCCAGGGAGGGCCGGGAGGGAGCTGGCACCCAGACAGGACACCAGGACACTGGCCAGCACCCTGGGCACTGAGCCAGGCTGCTCCTCCCTGGCCGTGTGCCCACCAGCCCCGGGGCTATGTGGCCCAGGGCCTATCTTGCTGCCAGGCCCACCTGCAGGAGGGTCAGGTGGGGCCTTCCGAGGGCACAGAGCTGTCCCCTGGGGCTCGGGATGCCCCTGACTTGCACCCTTCTCACACAGATCAACTTCTTCATCTTCGTCCGCATCGTTCACCTGCTCGTGGCCAAGCTGCGGGCGCGGCAGATGCATCACACAGACTACAAGTTACGGTGGGTGCCGTGGCGGGCTGGCATCTCGAGACCTGGAGACCCTCAGGGCCAGAGggcagctgggggtggggacTCTAAGCTCCACGTGGATGGTGCGGGCCGAGGGTCGGGGCGGTGGGTGACtcaggctctgcccctgcaggctGGCCAAGTCCACGCTGACTCTCATTCCCCTGCTGGGTGTCCACGAAGTGGTCTTCGCCTTCGTGACGGACGAGCACGCCCAGGGCACCCTGCGCACTGCCAAGCTCTTTTTCGACCTCTTCCTCAGCTCCTTCCAGGTGCCCGCCCGCCCGCTGGCTCCCCCACCTGGGGCGCAGTATGCCACCCCTGACCACCCTGTCTCTCCAGGGCCTGCTGGTGGCTGTCCTCTACTGCTTCCTCAACAAGGAGGTAGGTGGGAGTGGGGGCGTCTGAGACCATCAGCACTGGCCGTCGGGGTCAGGGGCAGAGAGAGGCACAGGGATGCCAGCCTCCTCCCTGCCCAGGGGTTGGAACACATGGGGCCCAAGCCTTTCCATCCACCTGTTCTTATCGGGTGCAGTTGCCATGGCGCTGGGTGTCAGGCCCCCAAGACAGGTTGGCCTCAGCCCCATCGCTACAGTGTCCACAGTGGGGGTCCCCAGGTGTCTGCAGACTGTGCTTTCCGTGGCGATGCTGGGTGGCATACCTGCGCCCAGCAGGGAGCTTGTGTCGCTCTGCACCACTCAGAGCAGAGACTGGGCATCTCCGACGAGGCCCACAGCAGGTCCCGGTGGGGTGGACAGGACAGGCAGGTCCCAGGACTggcctgccctgccccacccagGTGCAGTCGGAGCTGCGGCGGCGTTGGCACCACTGGCGCCTGGGCAAAGTGCTACGGGAGGAGCGGAGCACCAGCAACCACAAGGCCTCATCTTCGCCCGGCCGCGGCCTTCCCAGCAAGGAGCTGCAGTTTGGGAGGGGTGAT
The window above is part of the Symphalangus syndactylus isolate Jambi chromosome 14, NHGRI_mSymSyn1-v2.1_pri, whole genome shotgun sequence genome. Proteins encoded here:
- the GCGR gene encoding glucagon receptor, which produces MPPCQPRRPLLLLLLLLACQPQAPSAQVMDFLFEKWKLYGDQCHHNLSLLPPPTELVCNRTFDKYSCWPDTPANTTANISCPWYLPWHHKVQHRFVFKRCGPDGQWVRGPRGQPWRDASQCQMDGEEIEVQKEVAKMYSSFQVMYTVGYSLSLGALLLALAILGGLSTLHCTRNAIHANLFASFVLKASSVLVIDGLLRTRYSQKIGDDLSVSIWLSDGAVAGCRVAAVFMQYGIVANYCWLLVEGLYLHNLLGLATLPERSFFSLYLGIGWGAPMLFIIPWAVVKCLFENVQCWTSNDNMGFWWILRFPVFLAILINFFIFVRIVHLLVAKLRARQMHHTDYKLRLAKSTLTLIPLLGVHEVVFAFVTDEHAQGTLRTAKLFFDLFLSSFQGLLVAVLYCFLNKEVQSELRRRWHHWRLGKVLREERSTSNHKASSSPGRGLPSKELQFGRGDGSQDSSAETPLAGDLPRLAESPF